A section of the Mycobacterium sp. 3519A genome encodes:
- a CDS encoding LCP family protein codes for MSDGQHATPGSSGDGPNRWLTRSAPPPPHAAPWERSGTSDSGELTKNESAGNHTDGVTVADLIAKVQGAESVPEELRRPRQEPEPEPEPEPKAPPTEILAPVVEDHDPDTEVIPIVAGYASEVPDLAALRPRDRVQPSRVGTGRGRRVPAPTRRRLRKTAAAGRAAAALIAVATLAVTGGAWQWQSSKNNMLNKVSALDLNSRDIVDPNAQFGDENFLIVGVDSRIGENSDMGAGSTEDAAGARSDTIMLVNIPANRKRVVAVSFPRDLEITPTKCQHWDPDTGEYGPVTDTESEMYGQNEVYTETKINSAYAVGGPKCLVKVIQKLSGLSVNRFMAVDFAGFSKMVDAIGGVEVCSTTPLEDYELGTVLANAGRQIVDGHTALNYVRARQVTTETNGDYGRIKRQQLFLSSLLRSLISKEVFFSLSKLNNVVNMFIDDSYVDNIKTKDLVDLGQSIQGVNAGRITFVTVPTVGYADEYGNEVPRTDDMRALFDAIINDDPLPEEKNPDNTPVPGTPESQTSEPEATQAPAPENAELVSAVTTNPQDITVRVSNSTGENGLAATAATELQSHGFNVTSPDDYPGPLSATTVFFSPGNEQAAATVASSFANPTIERVSGMGDVVRVVLGNDFSSVTPPSPSGSPVQVHVMKGASAPPTHLPEDLTVTNAADTSCE; via the coding sequence ATGAGTGACGGCCAGCACGCCACTCCTGGGTCTTCGGGCGACGGACCCAACCGATGGCTTACCCGAAGTGCGCCGCCGCCACCACACGCCGCGCCGTGGGAGCGCAGCGGAACTTCGGATTCCGGCGAGCTGACGAAGAACGAGTCGGCAGGAAACCACACCGACGGCGTCACCGTCGCCGACCTGATCGCCAAGGTGCAGGGCGCCGAAAGCGTGCCCGAGGAGTTGCGGCGGCCCCGGCAGGAACCCGAACCGGAGCCTGAACCGGAGCCGAAGGCCCCGCCCACCGAGATCCTCGCCCCGGTCGTCGAGGACCACGATCCGGACACCGAGGTTATTCCGATCGTGGCGGGGTACGCCTCCGAAGTGCCCGATCTGGCGGCACTGCGCCCCCGTGACAGGGTGCAGCCGTCGCGCGTAGGCACCGGACGCGGCCGCAGAGTTCCTGCGCCGACCCGGCGCCGCCTGAGGAAGACGGCGGCCGCAGGCCGCGCCGCCGCCGCCCTGATCGCCGTGGCCACCCTGGCCGTCACCGGCGGGGCCTGGCAGTGGCAGTCCTCGAAGAACAACATGCTCAACAAGGTCTCCGCGCTCGATTTGAATTCGCGCGACATCGTCGACCCCAATGCGCAGTTCGGCGACGAGAACTTCTTGATCGTCGGCGTGGACAGCCGCATCGGCGAGAACAGCGATATGGGCGCGGGCAGCACCGAGGACGCCGCGGGCGCGCGATCCGACACCATCATGCTGGTCAACATCCCGGCCAACCGCAAACGCGTTGTCGCCGTGTCGTTTCCGCGTGACCTCGAGATCACGCCGACGAAGTGCCAGCACTGGGATCCAGACACCGGCGAGTACGGACCGGTCACCGACACCGAGTCCGAGATGTACGGCCAAAACGAGGTCTACACGGAGACGAAGATCAACTCCGCGTACGCGGTCGGCGGCCCCAAGTGCCTGGTGAAAGTGATCCAGAAGCTGTCCGGGTTGTCCGTAAACCGCTTCATGGCAGTCGATTTCGCCGGCTTCTCCAAGATGGTGGACGCGATCGGCGGCGTCGAGGTGTGCAGCACCACGCCGTTGGAGGACTACGAACTGGGCACTGTGCTGGCCAACGCCGGCCGCCAGATCGTCGACGGCCACACCGCGCTGAACTACGTCCGCGCCCGCCAGGTCACCACCGAGACCAACGGCGACTACGGCCGGATCAAGCGGCAGCAGTTGTTCCTGTCGTCGCTGCTGCGGTCGCTGATCTCGAAAGAAGTGTTCTTCTCGTTGTCCAAGCTCAACAACGTCGTGAACATGTTCATCGACGACAGCTACGTCGACAACATCAAGACCAAAGACCTTGTCGATCTTGGCCAGTCGATCCAGGGTGTGAACGCGGGCCGGATCACCTTCGTCACCGTGCCGACGGTCGGCTATGCCGACGAATACGGCAACGAGGTCCCGCGCACCGACGACATGCGGGCGCTGTTCGACGCGATCATCAACGACGATCCGCTGCCCGAGGAGAAGAACCCGGACAACACGCCGGTGCCCGGTACGCCGGAGTCGCAGACCAGCGAACCCGAAGCGACGCAGGCGCCCGCCCCGGAGAATGCCGAGTTGGTGAGCGCGGTGACCACCAATCCGCAGGACATCACCGTGCGGGTGTCGAACTCGACCGGTGAGAACGGGCTGGCCGCGACCGCGGCGACCGAACTGCAGTCCCACGGCTTCAACGTGACCAGCCCCGACGACTACCCCGGCCCGCTGTCGGCGACGACGGTGTTCTTCTCGCCGGGCAACGAGCAGGCGGCCGCGACCGTCGCGTCGTCGTTCGCCAACCCGACCATCGAGCGGGTGTCCGGGATGGGCGACGTGGTTCGGGTGGTGTTGGGCAACGACTTCTCATCGGTCACCCCGCCGTCGCCGAGTGGCTCGCCCGTACAGGTTCACGTCATGAAGGGCGCCAGTGCGCCGCCAACGCACCTGCCCGAGGATCTGACCGTCACCAACGCCGCCGACACCAGTTGCGAATAA
- the dusB gene encoding tRNA dihydrouridine synthase DusB produces the protein MSVVADTRSPLRIGPIELRSPVVLAPMAGVTNVAFRTLCRELELARAGTVSGLYVCEMVTARALVERHPVTMHMTTFAPDETPRSLQLYTVDPDNTYAAAKMVADEGLADHIDMNFGCPVPKVTRRGGGAALPFKRRLFGRIVAAAVRATEGTGIPVTVKFRIGIDDEHHTHLDAGRIAAEEGAAAVALHARTAAQRYSGTADWEQIALLKQHVTTVPVLGNGDIFDADDALAMMAATGCDGVVIGRGCLGRPWLFAELSAAFTGTTPATPPTLGEVAAIMRRHGQLLAEHFGEDKGMRDMRKHIAWYLHGFPAGADLRRALALVKTLSELDELLGQLDQDVPFPQAATGPRGRQGSAAAVSLPEGWLADPDDCTVPAGAEIMHSGG, from the coding sequence ATCAGCGTCGTAGCCGACACCCGGTCGCCGTTACGTATCGGGCCGATCGAACTGCGGAGCCCGGTCGTGCTGGCCCCGATGGCCGGTGTGACAAATGTCGCATTCCGCACGCTCTGTCGTGAGTTGGAGTTGGCGCGTGCCGGCACCGTCAGCGGACTGTACGTGTGCGAGATGGTCACCGCGCGTGCGCTCGTCGAGCGGCACCCGGTGACCATGCACATGACGACGTTCGCGCCCGACGAGACACCACGCTCGCTGCAGCTGTACACCGTCGACCCGGACAACACCTACGCCGCCGCGAAGATGGTGGCTGACGAGGGCCTGGCCGATCACATCGACATGAACTTCGGCTGCCCGGTGCCCAAGGTCACCCGACGCGGCGGCGGTGCGGCGCTGCCGTTCAAACGGCGGCTCTTCGGCCGCATCGTGGCTGCGGCCGTGCGGGCGACGGAGGGCACCGGCATCCCGGTCACCGTGAAGTTCCGCATCGGCATCGACGACGAGCATCACACCCACCTGGACGCGGGCCGGATCGCGGCGGAGGAGGGCGCGGCCGCCGTGGCTTTGCACGCCAGGACCGCTGCGCAGCGCTACTCGGGAACCGCCGACTGGGAGCAGATTGCCCTGCTCAAGCAGCATGTCACCACGGTTCCAGTGCTCGGCAACGGCGACATCTTCGACGCCGACGACGCGCTGGCGATGATGGCCGCCACCGGTTGCGACGGTGTGGTCATCGGCCGCGGCTGCCTCGGCAGGCCGTGGCTGTTCGCCGAGCTGTCCGCGGCGTTCACCGGCACCACCCCCGCGACGCCGCCGACGCTCGGCGAGGTCGCGGCGATCATGCGGCGACACGGTCAGCTGCTGGCCGAGCACTTCGGCGAGGACAAGGGCATGCGCGATATGCGCAAGCACATCGCCTGGTACCTGCACGGGTTCCCCGCAGGCGCCGACCTGCGGCGGGCGCTGGCGCTGGTCAAGACCCTTTCCGAGCTGGATGAGCTGCTCGGTCAACTCGACCAGGACGTGCCGTTCCCGCAGGCCGCCACTGGTCCGCGGGGCAGGCAGGGATCCGCGGCAGCGGTGTCGCTACCGGAGGGCTGGCTGGCCGATCCCGACGACTGCACGGTCCCCGCAGGCGCCGAGATTATGCATTCCGGAGGCTAA
- a CDS encoding acyl-ACP desaturase translates to MAQGLTDLQLLHELEPVVEKNVNRHLSMRKDWNPHDYIPWSDGKNFYALGGQDWDPEQSKLSEVAQVAMLTNLLTEDNLPAYHREIAMNFSMDGPWGFWVNRWTAEENRHGIALRDYLVVTRAVDPVELEQLRLEQVTRGFSPGQNQQVEADLFADSLFDSVIYVTFQELATRVSHRNTGKACNETVADQLLQRVSADENLHMIFYRDVSAAGFDIAPNQAMHSLHKVLSNFKMPGYTIPDFRRKAVTIASGGVYDPRIHLDDVVMPVLKKWRIFEREDFTGEAARQRDELGKLVEELEEACVKFEVAKQRRLERLAQMAEKKAAKELAASAS, encoded by the coding sequence ATGGCGCAAGGTCTGACCGATCTTCAGCTACTGCACGAACTCGAGCCCGTCGTCGAGAAGAACGTCAATCGGCATCTGTCGATGCGCAAGGACTGGAATCCGCACGACTACATCCCGTGGTCGGACGGCAAGAACTTCTACGCCCTCGGCGGTCAGGACTGGGACCCGGAACAGTCCAAGCTCTCCGAGGTCGCCCAGGTGGCGATGCTGACCAACCTGCTGACCGAGGACAATCTCCCGGCCTATCACCGCGAGATCGCGATGAACTTCTCGATGGACGGCCCGTGGGGATTCTGGGTCAACCGCTGGACGGCCGAGGAGAACCGGCACGGCATCGCGCTGCGCGACTACCTCGTCGTCACCCGCGCCGTGGATCCCGTCGAGCTGGAACAGCTGCGGCTGGAGCAGGTCACCCGCGGCTTCTCCCCCGGCCAGAACCAGCAGGTCGAGGCGGACCTGTTCGCCGACAGCCTGTTCGACTCGGTCATCTATGTGACGTTCCAGGAATTGGCGACGCGCGTCTCGCACCGCAACACCGGCAAGGCATGCAACGAGACGGTCGCTGACCAACTGCTGCAACGGGTTTCGGCCGACGAGAACCTGCACATGATCTTCTATAGAGACGTGTCGGCTGCCGGGTTTGATATCGCGCCGAACCAGGCGATGCACTCGCTGCACAAGGTGCTGAGCAACTTCAAGATGCCCGGCTACACCATTCCGGACTTCCGGCGGAAGGCCGTCACCATCGCGTCGGGCGGCGTCTACGACCCGCGCATCCACCTCGATGACGTCGTGATGCCCGTGCTGAAGAAGTGGCGCATCTTCGAGCGCGAGGACTTCACCGGCGAGGCTGCGCGACAGCGCGACGAACTCGGCAAGCTCGTCGAGGAACTCGAGGAAGCCTGCGTGAAGTTCGAGGTTGCCAAGCAGCGCAGGCTCGAGCGGCTGGCGCAGATGGCGGAGAAGAAGGCTGCGAAGGAGCTCGCCGCATCAGCGTCGTAG
- a CDS encoding TetR/AcrR family transcriptional regulator yields the protein MASGQRRGRWSGVPLQDRQVLRRDELIAAGVGLLGSESGPGLTVRAVCRAAGLTERYFYESFADRDEFVRAVYDDVCARAMSTLMTAETPRDAVERFVALMVDDPSRGRVLLLAPGVEPVLTRSGAEWMPSFIDLLQHKLTRITEPAVQAMVATGLIGALTALFTAYLNGRLPATREQFIDYCVDMLLNRVSSY from the coding sequence GTGGCTTCGGGTCAACGACGGGGCCGTTGGTCGGGCGTTCCGTTGCAGGATCGTCAGGTTCTGCGGCGCGACGAACTGATCGCCGCCGGCGTCGGACTGCTTGGCAGCGAGTCCGGCCCCGGACTGACGGTGCGGGCGGTGTGCAGGGCGGCCGGGTTGACCGAGCGCTATTTCTACGAAAGCTTCGCCGACCGCGACGAATTCGTCCGTGCGGTCTACGACGACGTGTGCGCGCGGGCGATGTCGACGCTGATGACCGCGGAGACCCCGCGCGACGCCGTCGAACGCTTCGTCGCGCTGATGGTCGACGATCCGTCACGGGGTCGGGTGCTGCTGCTGGCGCCCGGCGTGGAACCGGTGCTGACCCGGTCGGGCGCGGAATGGATGCCCAGCTTCATCGACCTGCTGCAGCACAAGCTGACCCGGATCACCGAACCCGCTGTCCAGGCGATGGTGGCCACGGGTCTGATCGGCGCGCTGACGGCGTTGTTCACCGCCTACCTGAACGGTCGGCTCCCGGCCACCCGTGAGCAGTTCATCGACTACTGCGTCGACATGCTGCTCAACCGGGTGTCGAGCTATTAG
- a CDS encoding oxygenase MpaB family protein, whose protein sequence is MTQDTSEARLQTTGATPAAPGCPVTTGGYDAVPAFLGPDSLTWQLFGDWRGLLQGPWAGSMQNMHPQLGAAVEQHSIFFQERMPRLLRSLYPIGGVVFDGDRAPQTGAEVRDYHIGIKGVDDQGRRYSALNPDVFYWAHSTFFMGTILTAERFGDGLTEAQKRQLFDEHVTWYSMYGVSMRPVPESWEDFQVYWDHMCRNVLENNFAAREVLNLSTMPKHPSLQWIPDWLWRLQLKVLGPFAVWVTVGLYDQPVRDLMGYTWSARDERLHTLFGRLVNLTFKLLPRRRRFHPRARAGWDRATGRCPVDAPLVHTPARNLPPVEHRDNGMHYCPKV, encoded by the coding sequence GTGACTCAAGATACTTCTGAGGCGCGCCTCCAGACCACCGGAGCCACCCCTGCGGCACCGGGCTGCCCGGTCACGACGGGCGGCTACGACGCGGTCCCTGCGTTTCTCGGCCCCGACTCCTTGACCTGGCAATTATTCGGCGATTGGCGCGGGCTGCTGCAGGGGCCATGGGCGGGTTCCATGCAGAACATGCACCCGCAACTCGGCGCCGCCGTCGAACAACACTCGATCTTCTTCCAAGAACGCATGCCGCGGTTGCTTCGCTCGCTGTACCCGATCGGCGGCGTCGTCTTCGACGGCGACCGGGCCCCGCAGACGGGTGCTGAAGTTCGCGACTACCACATCGGCATCAAGGGCGTCGACGATCAGGGCCGCCGCTACAGCGCGCTCAACCCTGACGTCTTCTATTGGGCGCACTCGACGTTCTTCATGGGCACCATCCTGACCGCCGAACGCTTCGGCGACGGTCTGACCGAGGCCCAGAAGCGGCAATTGTTCGACGAACACGTCACCTGGTACAGCATGTATGGCGTGAGCATGCGACCAGTTCCCGAGAGCTGGGAAGATTTCCAGGTCTACTGGGATCACATGTGTCGCAACGTCCTCGAGAACAATTTCGCCGCGCGCGAGGTCCTCAACCTGTCGACCATGCCCAAGCATCCGTCACTGCAATGGATTCCGGACTGGCTGTGGCGACTACAACTGAAAGTACTTGGGCCCTTTGCAGTTTGGGTCACCGTCGGCCTGTATGACCAACCTGTTCGCGACCTGATGGGCTACACCTGGTCGGCCAGGGACGAGCGGCTGCACACGCTGTTCGGCAGGCTGGTGAATCTGACGTTCAAGCTGCTGCCGAGACGGCGCCGCTTCCATCCGCGGGCTCGCGCAGGCTGGGACCGGGCAACGGGACGCTGCCCCGTCGACGCGCCGCTGGTGCACACGCCTGCACGCAATCTGCCGCCGGTCGAACACCGCGACAACGGGATGCATTACTGCCCGAAGGTCTGA
- a CDS encoding serine/threonine-protein kinase — translation MQAPEVLGGRYELRGVLGRGGMAEVRDGWDIRLDRPVAVKLLHPMLIEAPDNRLRFQTEARAAAALNHPHIVSVHDSGEHAGTPYIVMERLSTQTLADVIARGPLPQPDVRAILGDVLSALSVAHAAGILHRDIKPANILFSLSGHAKVADFGVAKSPGSVHTMTGQIVGTMAYLSPERIAGRPASVADDLYAVGVVGYEALTGRRAFPQENIAELARAISQGALPPLGAVRPDADPALAAVIERAMAPDPAWRFANAEEMRAALAGRGGPPARPATRVMAAPLPDPTTMVAAPVRRANRSRWWLVTAAVVAVLVIAIAFIVDSSSKPAVPEPASTSTSVPPPPPTSFVPPPPITTPAQIEQPPPKKKGPPGHGNGKGPKKGRD, via the coding sequence ATGCAGGCGCCGGAGGTGCTGGGCGGCCGCTACGAACTTCGGGGCGTTCTCGGACGCGGTGGCATGGCAGAAGTCCGCGACGGCTGGGACATTCGGTTGGACCGACCGGTCGCCGTCAAGCTGCTGCACCCGATGTTGATCGAAGCACCCGATAACCGTCTGCGATTCCAGACTGAGGCGCGCGCGGCGGCCGCGCTGAACCACCCGCACATCGTGTCCGTGCACGACAGCGGCGAGCACGCAGGCACGCCGTACATCGTGATGGAGCGGCTGTCCACGCAGACGCTGGCCGACGTGATCGCGCGCGGACCACTGCCGCAGCCGGACGTGCGGGCGATCCTCGGCGACGTGCTGTCTGCGCTGTCCGTCGCGCACGCGGCGGGCATCCTGCACCGCGACATCAAGCCGGCCAACATCTTGTTCTCCCTGTCAGGGCATGCGAAGGTGGCCGATTTCGGCGTGGCCAAGAGCCCGGGCAGCGTGCACACGATGACGGGCCAGATCGTCGGCACCATGGCGTATCTGAGCCCGGAGCGGATCGCGGGCAGGCCTGCGTCGGTCGCCGACGATCTGTACGCCGTCGGTGTGGTGGGTTACGAAGCGCTGACCGGCCGTCGCGCCTTTCCACAGGAGAACATCGCCGAGCTGGCCCGCGCCATCTCGCAGGGGGCGCTGCCACCGCTCGGCGCCGTGCGGCCCGACGCGGACCCGGCGTTGGCGGCAGTGATCGAGCGGGCGATGGCGCCCGATCCGGCGTGGCGATTCGCCAACGCCGAAGAGATGCGCGCGGCCTTGGCGGGCCGCGGCGGCCCTCCCGCACGGCCGGCCACGCGGGTGATGGCCGCACCGCTGCCCGACCCGACGACGATGGTGGCGGCGCCCGTGCGGCGAGCCAACCGGTCGCGGTGGTGGCTGGTCACCGCGGCGGTGGTGGCGGTGCTCGTCATCGCGATCGCGTTCATCGTCGATTCGTCGTCGAAGCCCGCCGTCCCGGAGCCCGCGAGCACCAGCACATCGGTGCCACCTCCGCCTCCGACGTCATTCGTGCCGCCGCCACCGATCACGACGCCCGCGCAAATCGAGCAGCCACCGCCGAAAAAGAAAGGGCCGCCAGGGCACGGAAATGGCAAGGGCCCCAAGAAAGGTCGCGACTGA
- a CDS encoding cupin domain-containing protein, with protein MKSEFSTVFHRLAGMPPTPSFEVFGGIVEFLSWSDEFCVLRGTVPPGSVVPLHRHPDAEDFLILSGTHQVLVQGDNGLEWRDAHAGDYVRVPGDAPHAHRNVTDRPAVDLIVTTARLGRFFQEVGRPMTEGLAAPTPEEVANFIAVSERYGYVLGTPEENAAVGITMPVFSG; from the coding sequence ATGAAATCGGAATTCAGCACCGTGTTCCACCGACTTGCCGGGATGCCGCCGACCCCGAGCTTCGAGGTGTTCGGCGGCATCGTCGAGTTCCTCAGCTGGTCCGACGAGTTCTGCGTGCTGCGCGGCACCGTGCCGCCGGGCTCCGTGGTGCCCCTGCACCGTCATCCCGATGCTGAGGACTTCCTCATCCTGTCGGGCACCCATCAGGTGCTTGTTCAGGGCGACAACGGCCTCGAGTGGCGCGACGCCCATGCCGGCGACTACGTCCGTGTGCCCGGCGATGCGCCGCATGCGCACCGCAACGTCACCGACCGGCCCGCGGTCGATCTGATCGTCACCACCGCGCGGCTCGGCCGGTTCTTCCAGGAGGTGGGCCGTCCGATGACCGAGGGCCTGGCTGCTCCCACGCCGGAAGAGGTGGCGAACTTCATCGCGGTGTCCGAGCGATACGGCTACGTGCTGGGCACCCCGGAGGAGAACGCGGCGGTGGGCATCACGATGCCGGTGTTCAGCGGCTGA
- a CDS encoding TetR/AcrR family transcriptional regulator — protein MSGTARGRPYRSARRAEAADDTRARILAAAIRLFVEKGYGKVTVNDIAREAGVAVPTVYTSAGGKTAILATIIDEAVRDPVVEQTLAAVRRARDPREVIDVTANGTRVDNERYHDIIQVNRTASAVDESAAEILEASNRAYRQALAVAAARLREMGALREYLTDERATDLLWFYFGHQSWHTLVAEAGWTWDEAEDWLREQAAVALLTPR, from the coding sequence ATGTCTGGTACAGCGCGGGGCAGGCCGTACCGATCGGCGCGCAGGGCGGAGGCGGCGGACGACACCCGCGCGCGAATCCTCGCCGCCGCGATCCGGCTGTTCGTCGAGAAGGGCTACGGCAAGGTCACCGTCAACGACATCGCGCGGGAGGCCGGCGTTGCGGTGCCTACCGTGTACACCAGCGCCGGGGGCAAGACCGCGATCCTTGCGACGATCATCGACGAGGCGGTCCGTGACCCCGTCGTCGAACAGACCCTGGCCGCTGTGCGCAGGGCGCGCGATCCGCGTGAGGTGATCGATGTGACGGCCAACGGCACCCGGGTCGACAACGAGCGCTACCACGACATCATTCAGGTGAACCGGACCGCATCCGCCGTCGACGAAAGCGCGGCCGAAATCCTCGAGGCATCCAACCGCGCCTATCGGCAAGCGCTGGCGGTGGCGGCGGCGCGGTTACGTGAAATGGGCGCTCTCCGAGAGTATCTCACCGACGAGCGCGCGACCGATCTGCTGTGGTTCTACTTCGGCCATCAGTCGTGGCACACGTTGGTCGCCGAGGCGGGGTGGACGTGGGACGAGGCCGAGGACTGGCTGCGCGAGCAGGCCGCCGTGGCACTGCTGACGCCGCGGTGA
- a CDS encoding response regulator transcription factor, which yields MSDRISILIAEDSLLVRDSVERALSTDPEITVVGTAEDYDSAVELVDKLRPTIVVTDIRMPPTSTDEGIRLARWMRTAHPDTGVIVLSQYAEPRYAAGLLEDGTAGRGYLLKERISHFDELNDAVRQVAAGGTVLDPLVVEVLLAQPRSAPTLSRLTPREREVLSELATGFSNRTVAERLVLSQRAVEKHINSIFAKLELTADDAVDRRVKAVLMFLNDSGST from the coding sequence GTGAGTGATCGAATCTCGATCCTCATTGCCGAGGACTCGCTGCTGGTGCGCGACAGCGTCGAGCGGGCCTTGTCCACCGATCCCGAGATCACCGTCGTCGGCACCGCCGAGGATTACGACTCCGCGGTCGAACTCGTCGACAAGCTCCGACCGACCATCGTCGTCACCGACATCCGGATGCCGCCGACGTCGACCGACGAGGGGATCCGCTTGGCGCGGTGGATGCGCACAGCGCACCCCGACACCGGCGTGATCGTGCTGTCGCAGTACGCCGAACCGCGCTATGCGGCCGGATTGCTCGAGGACGGCACGGCAGGCCGTGGCTACCTGCTCAAAGAGCGGATCTCGCATTTCGACGAATTGAACGACGCCGTGCGCCAGGTCGCCGCCGGCGGCACGGTGCTGGATCCCCTGGTCGTCGAAGTGCTTCTCGCGCAGCCCCGCTCGGCCCCCACCCTGAGTCGACTCACGCCACGGGAACGCGAGGTGCTCAGCGAACTGGCGACCGGGTTCTCCAACCGGACCGTCGCCGAGCGACTGGTGTTGTCGCAGCGGGCGGTGGAAAAGCACATCAACTCCATCTTCGCCAAGCTGGAATTGACCGCCGACGACGCCGTTGACCGTCGCGTCAAGGCCGTGTTGATGTTCCTCAACGACAGCGGGTCGACGTGA
- a CDS encoding response regulator transcription factor encodes MADDLVRVWVVDDQASFRRAAAATLAAMDDFEMAGECETGESAVDRIPDGADLVLMDIHMPGIDGIEATRQLRAAHPELIVVLMSTYDLEDLPAAASTCGAVAYLHKEHLSPELLSRIWRTAS; translated from the coding sequence GTGGCGGACGATCTCGTGCGCGTCTGGGTCGTCGACGACCAGGCCAGTTTCCGGCGGGCTGCCGCCGCGACGCTGGCTGCCATGGACGACTTCGAAATGGCAGGCGAATGCGAGACCGGTGAATCCGCCGTCGACCGCATACCCGACGGCGCCGACCTCGTGCTGATGGACATCCACATGCCCGGTATCGACGGCATCGAAGCCACCCGGCAACTCCGCGCGGCACACCCTGAGCTGATCGTCGTGCTGATGTCGACCTACGACCTGGAGGATCTCCCTGCGGCCGCGTCGACCTGCGGCGCCGTCGCGTATCTGCACAAGGAGCACCTGTCACCGGAACTGCTGAGCCGGATATGGCGAACAGCGAGCTGA
- a CDS encoding sensor histidine kinase, protein MANSELKSPATGGMMPHWRVPQVLLTAAVRSSSLLGHDLINRFRAERYQLFLTGHLLGWAGAGILLPLLEFAFWYRNPYVLLFAAVGAPQCVALAVGLHLARLGRYSQSISLVCVTNWISVVLVTLINPNFLAVMALVALVPVVFAEPYIRWQRGLAFTVITALCVLAMALLVRILPVPEAVQNGPRWLETAFIVVALPFNAFHLLVIVWNNAAALRTSEGQLAERAAELAASRTRLTTAADEERRRLERDLHDGAQQHLVSLSVLIQLARKADPQRCQSLLSEAPELVEPSIVEIRRLAHGISPPLLVSGGLTEALPTLAARASVPAHVDLQGLGRYPPSTEAALYYCCSEALQNAAKHGGPGTTVTIKARGDGQTLHLSISDTGRGFEPGTIGHGLTNMTDRLSAIGGRLVIETSPGRGTRIVAAVDGSGS, encoded by the coding sequence ATGGCGAACAGCGAGCTGAAGTCGCCCGCCACCGGCGGCATGATGCCGCACTGGCGTGTACCGCAGGTGCTGCTCACCGCCGCGGTGCGCTCGTCGTCGCTGCTGGGTCATGACCTGATCAACCGCTTCCGGGCGGAGCGTTATCAGCTGTTCCTCACCGGTCATCTGCTCGGATGGGCCGGCGCCGGAATCCTGTTGCCGCTCTTGGAGTTCGCGTTCTGGTACCGCAACCCGTACGTGCTGCTGTTCGCGGCGGTCGGCGCCCCGCAATGTGTGGCGCTCGCGGTGGGCCTGCACCTGGCCCGGCTCGGCAGGTACTCACAGTCGATCAGCCTGGTCTGCGTCACGAACTGGATCAGCGTGGTACTCGTGACGCTGATCAACCCCAACTTCCTGGCCGTGATGGCGCTGGTGGCCCTTGTTCCTGTCGTCTTCGCCGAGCCCTATATCCGCTGGCAACGCGGGTTGGCGTTCACGGTGATCACCGCGTTGTGCGTGCTGGCGATGGCATTGTTGGTGCGCATCCTTCCCGTTCCGGAGGCGGTGCAGAACGGGCCCCGCTGGCTGGAAACCGCGTTCATCGTTGTGGCGTTGCCGTTCAACGCATTTCACTTGTTGGTGATCGTGTGGAACAACGCGGCGGCCTTGCGGACGTCGGAGGGACAACTCGCGGAACGTGCCGCCGAACTCGCGGCCTCGCGCACCCGGTTGACCACGGCCGCCGACGAAGAGCGACGCAGGCTGGAACGGGATCTGCACGACGGCGCCCAGCAGCACCTGGTCTCCCTTTCGGTGCTCATTCAGCTTGCGCGCAAAGCGGATCCGCAGCGGTGCCAGTCGCTGTTGAGCGAGGCGCCCGAACTCGTCGAGCCCTCGATCGTCGAGATACGCAGGCTCGCCCACGGCATCTCCCCGCCGCTGCTCGTCAGCGGCGGGTTGACCGAAGCCCTACCGACGCTGGCCGCACGCGCGTCGGTCCCCGCGCACGTGGACCTGCAGGGCCTGGGCCGCTACCCGCCTTCAACGGAGGCGGCGCTGTACTACTGCTGCAGCGAGGCGTTGCAGAACGCCGCCAAACACGGTGGTCCCGGCACCACGGTGACGATCAAGGCGCGCGGCGACGGGCAGACACTGCACCTTTCGATCAGCGACACCGGGCGAGGATTCGAGCCGGGAACCATCGGCCACGGGTTGACCAATATGACCGACCGGCTTTCGGCCATCGGTGGCCGACTCGTGATCGAGACGTCGCCGGGACGCGGTACCCGCATCGTCGCCGCCGTCGACGGCAGCGGGTCCTGA